A single Verrucomicrobiia bacterium DNA region contains:
- a CDS encoding ATP-dependent 6-phosphofructokinase, translating into MRKTRVGILTAGGDSPGLNAAIRGVGKAALDAGMEIVGIRDGFRGLAENLTIKLDKRSLAGVLTVGGTVLGTGRDKPQAMEINGRIRDMRSTIARNYRKLKLDALVCLGGGGTHKSVLRLMEEGLNLVTLPKTIDNDVVLTDTAIGFDTALDIATTAIDRLHSTAHSHHRIIIAEIMGHRAGWLALGAGIAGGADVILIPEIPYDVHNVAAAIRRRKQYGTNFSIVAVAEGALPRREAARVAAVVRHKTKAKNKTEKRLAKAELIQLREAHAGHTLRLAKQLEALTNLEARVTILGYVQRGGTPTAPDRLLATRLGTAAIRLIQQGQFGMMVASRGDDTKAVPIAEVAGRLKLVPANHSWVTSARSVGTCFGD; encoded by the coding sequence ATGCGCAAAACACGGGTTGGAATTTTAACGGCGGGCGGCGACAGCCCGGGTCTGAATGCGGCCATTCGCGGCGTGGGCAAAGCCGCACTTGATGCGGGCATGGAAATCGTTGGCATCCGCGACGGCTTTCGCGGGCTGGCCGAAAACTTGACCATCAAACTGGATAAACGCAGCCTGGCCGGGGTGCTGACGGTCGGCGGCACCGTGCTTGGCACCGGACGCGACAAACCGCAGGCCATGGAAATCAACGGTCGGATCCGCGACATGCGCAGCACCATCGCCCGCAATTATCGCAAACTAAAACTGGACGCGCTGGTTTGCCTGGGCGGCGGCGGCACGCACAAAAGCGTGCTGCGCCTGATGGAAGAAGGGTTGAACCTCGTGACCCTCCCCAAGACGATTGACAACGACGTGGTCTTGACTGATACCGCCATTGGTTTTGACACCGCGCTCGATATCGCCACCACCGCCATTGACCGCCTGCACAGCACCGCGCACAGTCACCACCGGATTATCATCGCCGAGATCATGGGCCACCGAGCGGGTTGGCTGGCCTTGGGCGCGGGAATCGCCGGTGGCGCGGATGTTATTTTAATTCCCGAAATCCCCTACGACGTGCATAACGTCGCCGCCGCCATTCGCCGCCGCAAACAATACGGCACGAATTTCAGCATTGTCGCCGTGGCCGAAGGCGCGTTGCCCCGACGCGAGGCGGCGCGCGTCGCGGCAGTGGTGCGGCACAAAACCAAAGCCAAAAATAAAACCGAAAAGCGTCTGGCCAAAGCCGAATTGATTCAACTCCGGGAAGCGCACGCGGGCCACACCCTGCGCCTGGCCAAACAACTCGAAGCGCTTACCAATCTGGAAGCGCGCGTAACCATCCTTGGCTACGTGCAACGCGGCGGCACTCCCACCGCGCCGGATCGTTTGCTGGCCACCCGCCTGGGCACTGCCGCGATACGACTGATCCAACAAGGCCAGTTCGGCATGATGGTCGCTTCGCGCGGCGATGACACCAAAGCTGTGCCCATCGCTGAAGTTGCCGGACGACTCAAACTCGTTCCCGCCAATCATTCGTGGGTTACCAGCGCCCGCAGCGTTGGCACCTGTTTTGGCGATTAG